The following nucleotide sequence is from Cucumis melo cultivar AY chromosome 1, USDA_Cmelo_AY_1.0, whole genome shotgun sequence.
ATAAAGGAGTGTGAGGAAGAGGAAAAATGAGAGTGGGAACAagtattatcataatactaggaATAAGAAAATTCTAATCCTAGTCCAAACATAGCACACTCCACTTCTCTCTAATCCTACGAGCAAACAGTTTCTAAATGGAATAAAAACCATAcgcaaaatatttaattttcatcGTACGACATTTTCATAGATACTTTCAAATTTCCATAAAATTCAACACCTACATTTTtttgaaggaaaataaaaataaataacaaaatataataaattatattgaaGTATAACAGAAGCTTTTAATTTAGGTAAAGAGAGTAAAACGTTCATTTATTACTTAATCAGTTTTTGTTGCTATATTGTTTGTTTAAGAAAGTTGATGTATGTAGATTATTTTATGAACATATGTATTAAAATTGATGTGAAATGAAGAGAATTGGTATTTGAAACGGTGGTTTGTTACACATAAGGACGAGGGGCGTAGGGAAGGAGGTAAGAATAGGGCATAAGAAGCATTTTGCATTTATATAGCGTGAGGGTGTGAGGTGATATCACATACAAAACGTGAAACCTTAACAAATCCAACGCCCAATTTCCGCGCCTCAAACCACGTTCCACATCAACAACTACTTTAATTATTATTCCTTTTGTTTAATCAAACAACAACCTAttccttttttctctcttttcttttcttttctttttcttttttcttttttcttttgtaaaaatGCAAACAATTCATTTTATGACACTGTTTTAAGAATAATAGCTTCCCTGTGAAATCTTGATTTAGTACAAAAGTTCAAATTCCAAGAAAAAGACCCGTACCTTTAACTTTTTTCAAGATACAAGGAAGGTGGGATGTAGAGAAAACCAAGATATCTCGACTAGGTTTACACAACTTTACTATCTTCTTCATGCGTAAAACATATGGTTCTATCTCAAAATCAATTGTTGATGAGAATAGTAGCCCATCTATGGTATAAAAAATGTGCGTCCCTTTGATTTTTTCTAGATGAGACTTTCACCATCTCAATAATTCTCTCTAACCTTAATTTGACACAtgacaaattcttttttttttttttttttccttctcgaTAAGTGGCACAgggtagatatatatatatatatacacacatatattcAAGAAATTAAACGTAACCAACAATAGAAAATAGAtatatcatataataataataaattaatatggaaaaaaTTGGGTGTTTGACATTGttgatgatgttgatgttgatgtgTAATAATTTGTTAGTAGGGAAGAAAATAGTTGAAGGAAAGACTAACAATAAGAAGGTTGTTGGTGTTGTTGTTCCAGGGATTATAGTGTTTGGAGATTCATCAGTAGATTCAGGTAACAACAACCACATTTCaactattttaaaaagtgaTTTTTCACCATATGGTCGTGATTTTGAAGGAGGAAAAGCCACTGGAAGATTCTCCAATGGCAAAATTGTTACTGATTTTATTTCTGAAGCTTTTGGGATCAAACCCACAATCCCAGCTTATTTGGATCCTTCTTATAATATCACTCATTTTGCTTCTGGTGTTTCCTTTGCTTCTGCTGGTACTGGCTATGATAATGCCACTTCTGATGTTTTTGTAAGTGATCTCTCCTGTTCCAACCCTACTTCATTCTCATTTCTCCTTTCTAATTTCCTCTTTTTTTGTCTTataattgtttgtttttgtgaTGCATGCAGTCAGTGATCCCTCTATGGAAAGAACTCCAATATTACAAAGAATATCAAAAGAAATTGAGAGACTATCTTGGCCCATCAAAAGCCAACCACACCATTTCCCAATTCCTTTATCTCATAAGCTTAGGCACAAATGACTTCCTAGAAAACTATTTCCTCCTCCCTCAAAGATCCTCTCAGTTTTCCCTCCAAGAGTACCAAAATTTTCTTGGTAGAGCTGCGGAAGGGTTTGTTCGGGAGCTCTATGCGGTAGGAGCTCGTAAGATGTCGATCGGGGGGCTCCCTCCGATGGGGTGCTTACCATTGGAGAGGAGCTCAAGGTTGGTTTTTGGAGGGGGTGGTGAGTGTGTTGAGAAGTACAATAGAGTTGCAATGGATTTTAATGCCAAATTGATGGGGTTAGTAGAAATGATGAATAAGGAACTGAAAGGGATTCAGATTGTGTTTTCCAATCCATATGATGTTGTTTATGATATGATTCTCCATCCTAGCTACTATGGTGAGTTCGAGTTCCTATTCAAATCTATTTTtatttccttattaaatattaattagttgttactatattatatatatttatatatatatatatatatatatctttgaaAGAAATAGATCCATATAGAATTAGGTGCAGTCTACATACTGTCCAAATTTTATTTCTCTTactttttcatttcttttttttttaagaatctTGCTATCAtcttaatatttattaaaaattgcTATTTTAGTCGACAATAGGTTTATGATTCTTAAGCATTTAAAATTATGTACATTTTTTAGTCCctaaaaagattttaaaaatatgtgTGTTTGCTGcttgagttttcaaaatatatatgttattttcttatcaatttttaaaaatagatttaaatGGTTCTTCATgtattgtttttatattttaaataattatatgttattttaaattgaaaaaaatatttttagcaaAATTGGAAAGTGAGAggagatatttttaaaaaaaataaatattttataatttaaaatgtaattattatttaaaataacaaaatattatttgGAAGAACTTTTGTCGACTTGAGAACCaaaaaattacaattaaaaactCAATTATCCATAATCTTTAAAATTGagctaaattatataaaaacatgacatttttaaaatattcaaaaataCCCTTATTGTTAATCTCGAATGGAAAGCCTTAAATTTTTGTATAAAAAAATCCCTGAACTATTGATAAGTTTTATGAATAggtttaaacttaaaaaataaaaaatatcattatTGATTCAATTTTTATACCGTAgcattcaaaataaaaatcaaaattttaagttaaaatatctacgaatttcaaaaaataaacatcaaaatgacatgaatataatataatataaatgatACACATGTTTacttattgaaaaataataaaatatttatttaatattgtaaatttattttttgagtttttttataattttttaaaaatttcaatcGAAATCGAAATTTCAGCAAAACTAAGATTTTGATATATCCATCACCATTAA
It contains:
- the LOC103490379 gene encoding GDSL esterase/lipase At4g26790-like gives rise to the protein MCNNLLVGKKIVEGKTNNKKVVGVVVPGIIVFGDSSVDSGNNNHISTILKSDFSPYGRDFEGGKATGRFSNGKIVTDFISEAFGIKPTIPAYLDPSYNITHFASGVSFASAGTGYDNATSDVFSVIPLWKELQYYKEYQKKLRDYLGPSKANHTISQFLYLISLGTNDFLENYFLLPQRSSQFSLQEYQNFLGRAAEGFVRELYAVGARKMSIGGLPPMGCLPLERSSRLVFGGGGECVEKYNRVAMDFNAKLMGLVEMMNKELKGIQIVFSNPYDVVYDMILHPSYYGFSNSGRACCGTGRFEMGFMCSKMNPFTCSDANKYVFWDAFHPTQKANSIIANHILHTYLSVFLP